A portion of the Nakamurella flava genome contains these proteins:
- a CDS encoding carbohydrate ABC transporter permease, with amino-acid sequence MTTITSTAPSGGGVRQNRPASHWPAKIALLAGLTVGALFAGLPVLWMLSNSFKSNTEIFSLPPSLITDSFSFSAYTSILTDSTKLRFFLNSYVIALSVTALTLLVSLLAAYAFSRYEFRGKKALSVLIVSVQAIPPITLLVPYFGLMVVLKLYNTYPGLILTYMVFTLPYAIIMMTGYFNTLPKELDEAVRVDGGGPLVALFRVLVPISIPGIISVSVYTFMISWNEFLFALTLTKTEDMRTVPVGIQLLMGQHSYEWNEMMAMSVLGSIPVLLLFLIFQRYFIGGMTSGSVKS; translated from the coding sequence ATGACCACCATCACCTCGACTGCGCCGTCCGGCGGCGGTGTCCGGCAGAATCGCCCCGCCTCGCACTGGCCGGCGAAGATCGCCCTGCTGGCCGGGCTGACCGTCGGAGCGCTGTTCGCCGGTCTGCCCGTGCTCTGGATGCTCTCGAACTCGTTCAAGTCCAACACCGAGATCTTCTCGCTGCCACCGAGTCTGATCACCGACTCGTTCTCGTTCTCGGCCTACACCTCGATCCTGACCGACTCGACGAAGCTGCGGTTCTTCCTCAACAGCTACGTCATCGCGCTGAGTGTGACCGCTCTGACCCTGCTGGTGTCGCTCTTGGCCGCGTACGCGTTCAGCCGCTACGAGTTCCGGGGCAAGAAGGCCCTCAGCGTCCTGATCGTCAGCGTGCAGGCCATCCCGCCGATCACCCTGCTGGTGCCCTACTTCGGATTGATGGTCGTACTGAAGCTGTACAACACCTACCCGGGTCTGATCCTGACGTACATGGTGTTCACGCTGCCGTACGCCATCATCATGATGACCGGGTATTTCAACACCCTGCCCAAGGAATTGGACGAGGCCGTCCGCGTCGACGGCGGCGGGCCATTGGTCGCGCTGTTCCGGGTGTTGGTTCCGATCTCGATCCCCGGCATCATCTCGGTGTCCGTCTACACGTTCATGATCTCGTGGAACGAGTTCCTGTTCGCACTCACCCTGACCAAGACCGAGGACATGCGCACCGTCCCGGTCGGGATCCAGCTGCTGATGGGCCAGCACTCGTACGAATGGAACGAGATGATGGCCATGAGCGTGTTGGGCAGCATTCCCGTGCTGTTGTTGTTCCTGATTTTCCAGCGGTATTTCATCGGAGGCATGACCTCCGGCTCGGTCAAGAGCTGA
- a CDS encoding metalloregulator ArsR/SmtB family transcription factor, with translation MVQLGVQLQQARQKVRRVPVTRVCRHTRHPTLRRSAVAESPRFLRADSPAAVPCEVIAAMRPYRQGDTAVATDAAFDALADPVRRSILDLLSRHDSRTAGEIADAIDSVGRTAVSSHLRVLHTAGLVSERRDGRFRHYSLSTEGPMRDVIGLLQGLLQNSLDDADAVAPSRSSRGTRSA, from the coding sequence GTGGTGCAGCTCGGCGTCCAACTCCAGCAGGCGCGGCAGAAGGTCCGTCGAGTGCCCGTGACCCGCGTGTGTCGTCATACCCGTCACCCCACCCTGCGCAGGTCAGCGGTCGCCGAGTCGCCTCGATTCCTGCGGGCCGACTCGCCCGCGGCGGTACCCTGCGAAGTGATCGCCGCCATGCGGCCCTACCGGCAGGGAGACACAGCCGTGGCCACGGATGCCGCATTCGACGCCCTCGCCGATCCGGTGCGGCGGTCGATCCTGGATCTCCTCTCGCGTCACGACAGTCGCACCGCCGGTGAGATCGCTGACGCCATCGACTCGGTGGGTCGGACGGCAGTGTCGAGTCATCTGCGGGTGCTCCACACGGCCGGACTGGTCAGCGAGCGGCGTGATGGCCGGTTCCGACACTATTCGCTGTCGACCGAGGGGCCGATGCGCGACGTGATCGGCCTGTTGCAGGGCCTGCTGCAGAACTCGCTCGACGACGCCGATGCCGTCGCCCCATCGAGGTCGAGTCGCGGCACTCGGTCAGCCTGA
- the nthB gene encoding nitrile hydratase subunit beta — MNGVFDLGGTDGVGPVVVPDEEPVFRADWEKSVFPMFALCFRAGFFGVDEFRHGIEHIDPAVYLKSPYYEHWVHTVEYHGARTGKLDLAELDRRTQYYLENPDAPLPEHEDDPELLAFINAVVPAGASAKRESDKPARFAVGDTVRVSRGAPVDHTRKARYIRGAVGEIVLAHGVFIYPDTAGNGRGECPEHVYTVRFDATELWGSEGAEPNESVYFDVWDPYIELVEAATKERTSA, encoded by the coding sequence GTGAACGGAGTTTTCGACCTCGGCGGAACGGACGGGGTGGGCCCCGTCGTCGTCCCGGACGAGGAACCGGTCTTCCGGGCCGACTGGGAGAAGAGCGTCTTCCCCATGTTCGCCCTGTGCTTCCGCGCCGGGTTCTTCGGGGTGGACGAGTTCCGCCACGGCATCGAGCACATCGACCCGGCGGTGTACCTCAAGTCGCCCTACTACGAGCACTGGGTGCACACGGTGGAGTACCACGGGGCGCGCACCGGCAAGCTCGATCTGGCCGAGCTCGACCGCCGCACCCAGTACTACCTGGAGAATCCGGACGCCCCGCTCCCCGAGCACGAGGACGATCCGGAGCTGCTGGCGTTCATCAACGCCGTCGTCCCGGCCGGTGCCTCGGCCAAGCGGGAGAGCGACAAACCGGCGCGTTTCGCGGTCGGCGACACGGTGCGGGTGAGCCGCGGCGCCCCCGTCGACCACACGCGCAAGGCCCGGTACATCCGTGGCGCGGTCGGCGAGATCGTCCTCGCGCACGGCGTTTTCATCTACCCCGATACCGCCGGTAACGGCCGCGGCGAATGCCCCGAGCATGTCTACACCGTGCGTTTCGACGCCACGGAGCTGTGGGGCAGCGAGGGTGCGGAGCCGAACGAATCGGTCTACTTCGACGTGTGGGACCCGTACATCGAACTCGTCGAAGCGGCCACCAAGGAAAGGACATCGGCATGA
- a CDS encoding ketose-bisphosphate aldolase, with protein sequence MLIDGKKMLDVANENNFAVPAFNISDWAMAGGIFDISEEREAPLIVAIHPDELAHTGQELTRAIIERAHRSSVPVALHWDHGATTEQMLTAIRTGFTSVMLDGSMSPFEENIARTKAAVDVAHPVGISVEGELGTIGKTDSEAEDGAATIVYTDPADAKAFIEATGVDSLAVAIGTCHGIYPSWMKPELRLDLLEQIKAAVGIPLVLHGGSNNPDAEIGQSVKLGINKINISSDIKVAYHDKMREVLADTSLREPNSIQPPCIAAMKVVAAHKIELFDAAGKATLY encoded by the coding sequence GTGCTGATCGACGGCAAGAAGATGCTGGACGTCGCGAACGAGAACAACTTCGCGGTCCCGGCTTTCAACATCAGCGACTGGGCGATGGCGGGTGGCATCTTCGACATCAGCGAGGAGCGGGAGGCGCCGCTCATCGTCGCCATCCACCCGGACGAGCTGGCCCACACCGGTCAGGAGCTGACCCGGGCCATCATCGAGCGGGCGCACCGCTCGTCGGTGCCGGTCGCCCTGCACTGGGACCACGGCGCCACCACGGAGCAGATGCTGACCGCCATCCGCACCGGGTTCACCTCGGTGATGCTGGACGGTTCGATGTCGCCGTTCGAGGAGAACATCGCCCGCACCAAGGCCGCCGTCGACGTCGCCCACCCGGTCGGCATCTCGGTCGAGGGTGAGCTCGGGACCATCGGCAAGACCGACAGCGAGGCCGAGGACGGCGCCGCCACCATCGTGTACACCGACCCGGCCGACGCCAAGGCGTTCATCGAGGCCACCGGGGTCGACAGTCTGGCCGTGGCCATCGGCACCTGCCACGGCATCTACCCGTCCTGGATGAAGCCGGAGCTGCGCCTGGACCTGCTGGAGCAGATCAAGGCCGCGGTGGGCATCCCGCTGGTGCTGCACGGCGGGTCCAACAACCCGGACGCCGAGATCGGCCAGTCGGTCAAGCTCGGCATCAACAAGATCAACATCTCCAGTGACATCAAGGTCGCCTACCACGACAAGATGCGCGAGGTGCTGGCCGATACGTCCCTGCGCGAGCCGAACTCGATCCAGCCGCCGTGCATCGCGGCGATGAAGGTCGTCGCCGCGCACAAGATCGAGCTGTTCGACGCGGCCGGCAAGGCCACCCTGTACTGA
- a CDS encoding carbohydrate ABC transporter permease, translating to MATATSDVTQAVHRVPPAPGKAAAGRTPRRRKNLTPWAFLSPTVLLMLVLMLVPIVMVIVYSLKNNVIMTRKSEIIGLGNYGEILTDPIFLKALMNTVIFTVTSVVAHLVLGLTFAMMLNSPLLSNATRAVFRVIYFLPWLFTVAVIAVLWRLILSPNGVLNYILQQWGLISEKVEWLSSPSTALIAVTFINIWAGYPFYMVSLLAGLQGIPRDLYEAARVDGATARQQFFNVTIPQLRPIIISMAMLDVIWTSQQFALIWMTTGGGPGTSTEMLSTYTYKLAFSEYEFSLASTSAVIVFLLSMVLAFWYARHQKARD from the coding sequence ATGGCAACGGCGACATCTGATGTCACACAAGCGGTGCACCGGGTGCCGCCTGCGCCCGGTAAGGCGGCCGCGGGACGGACCCCGCGCCGGCGCAAGAATCTGACCCCTTGGGCGTTCCTGTCGCCCACCGTCCTGTTGATGCTCGTCCTGATGTTGGTACCGATCGTCATGGTGATCGTGTACTCGCTGAAGAACAACGTCATCATGACCCGCAAGTCCGAGATCATCGGGCTCGGCAACTACGGCGAGATCCTCACCGACCCGATTTTCCTCAAGGCCCTGATGAACACGGTGATCTTCACCGTGACCAGCGTCGTGGCGCACCTCGTCCTCGGGCTGACGTTCGCGATGATGCTGAACTCGCCCCTGCTGTCGAACGCCACCCGGGCGGTCTTCCGGGTCATCTACTTCCTGCCCTGGTTGTTCACCGTCGCGGTGATCGCCGTGCTGTGGCGGCTCATCCTGAGCCCCAACGGTGTGCTGAATTACATCCTGCAGCAGTGGGGTCTGATCAGCGAGAAGGTGGAATGGCTCTCGTCGCCCTCCACCGCATTGATCGCGGTCACCTTCATCAACATCTGGGCCGGTTACCCGTTCTACATGGTCAGCCTGCTGGCCGGCCTCCAGGGTATTCCCAGGGACCTGTACGAGGCGGCCCGCGTCGACGGGGCCACCGCCCGGCAGCAGTTCTTCAACGTCACCATTCCGCAGTTGCGACCGATCATCATCAGCATGGCGATGCTCGACGTCATCTGGACGTCCCAGCAATTCGCTTTGATCTGGATGACCACCGGCGGTGGACCCGGCACCAGTACCGAGATGCTGTCCACCTACACGTACAAGCTCGCGTTCAGCGAGTACGAGTTCTCCCTGGCGTCCACCAGCGCGGTCATCGTCTTCCTGCTGTCGATGGTGCTGGCCTTCTGGTACGCCCGTCACCAGAAGGCGCGGGACTGA
- a CDS encoding amidase — MPVPPLDSAGLAAFDEHYRFGLSAADQDEFLPAVNGSFASSHAVEQLYRASAPQAPERAWQTPSENPYGAWYVTTSITDTAEGPLAGRTAAIKDNVMVAGVPMMNGSRTVEGFVPVRDATAVSRLLAAGAEIAGKSVCEDLCFSGGSFTSHPAPVRNPWDETRNAGGSSSGSAALVAGGVVDIALGGDQGGSVRIPSSFCGTVGHKPTFGLVPYTGAFPIERTIDHLGPITRTVADAALMLGVLAGADGFDPRQPEGVAGADYVAALERPVTGLRVGVVREGFGLSNSDPAVDAAVRDAVGVLESLGLVAQEVSIPWHTDAMHVWNVIATEGAAYQMLDGNAYGMNSEGLYDPELIEHYGRQRLTAGVHLSKTVKLVGLSGRHTFLTGGGRYYAMARNLALDVRAAYDRALAEFDVLVMPTLPYTARSIPAADISLSTYLDVALSMVVNTAPFDVTGHPACSVPTALVGGLPAGLMIIGSRFDDATVLQVAHAYEQALGGFPAPAGSAAPALAR; from the coding sequence ATGCCTGTCCCCCCACTCGATTCCGCCGGGCTCGCCGCCTTCGACGAGCACTACCGCTTCGGCCTGTCGGCCGCCGACCAGGACGAGTTCCTTCCCGCCGTCAATGGGTCGTTCGCCTCGTCCCATGCGGTGGAGCAGCTGTACCGGGCCAGCGCCCCGCAGGCTCCGGAGCGTGCGTGGCAGACACCGTCCGAGAACCCCTACGGGGCCTGGTATGTCACGACATCAATCACCGACACTGCCGAGGGCCCGCTGGCCGGCCGCACCGCGGCGATCAAGGACAACGTCATGGTGGCCGGGGTCCCCATGATGAACGGGTCGCGCACGGTCGAAGGTTTCGTACCCGTCCGCGACGCCACCGCCGTCTCCCGGCTGCTGGCCGCCGGGGCCGAGATCGCGGGCAAGTCGGTCTGTGAGGACCTCTGCTTCTCCGGCGGCAGCTTCACGTCCCATCCCGCGCCGGTGCGCAACCCCTGGGACGAGACCCGCAATGCCGGGGGGTCCTCCAGTGGCAGCGCGGCTCTGGTGGCCGGCGGGGTGGTCGACATCGCGCTCGGTGGCGACCAGGGCGGCTCCGTCCGCATTCCCAGTTCGTTCTGCGGAACCGTCGGGCACAAACCGACTTTCGGTCTGGTGCCGTACACCGGGGCGTTCCCCATCGAGCGCACCATCGACCATCTGGGGCCCATCACCCGGACCGTGGCCGACGCCGCGCTGATGCTGGGCGTGCTGGCGGGCGCTGACGGGTTCGACCCGCGACAGCCGGAAGGGGTCGCCGGCGCGGACTACGTCGCCGCGCTGGAGCGGCCGGTCACCGGCCTGCGGGTGGGCGTCGTCCGGGAGGGTTTCGGCCTGTCCAACTCCGACCCCGCGGTCGACGCCGCCGTCCGCGACGCCGTGGGCGTCCTGGAGTCCCTCGGCCTGGTCGCCCAGGAGGTGTCCATCCCCTGGCACACCGACGCCATGCACGTGTGGAACGTCATCGCCACCGAGGGGGCGGCGTACCAGATGCTCGATGGCAACGCCTACGGCATGAATTCCGAGGGTCTCTACGATCCCGAGCTGATCGAGCACTACGGTCGGCAACGGCTCACGGCAGGCGTGCACCTGTCCAAGACGGTCAAGCTGGTCGGTCTGTCCGGTCGGCACACCTTCCTGACCGGCGGTGGCCGCTACTACGCCATGGCGCGCAACCTGGCCCTGGACGTCCGCGCGGCCTACGACCGGGCGCTCGCCGAGTTCGACGTCCTGGTGATGCCGACACTCCCGTACACAGCGCGCAGTATCCCCGCCGCGGACATCTCGCTGAGCACCTATCTCGACGTCGCCCTGTCGATGGTGGTCAACACGGCGCCCTTCGACGTCACCGGCCACCCGGCCTGCTCGGTACCGACCGCCCTGGTCGGCGGGCTGCCGGCCGGTCTGATGATCATCGGCTCGCGATTCGACGACGCCACCGTTCTGCAGGTCGCCCACGCCTACGAACAGGCCCTCGGCGGCTTCCCCGCCCCCGCCGGGTCGGCCGCCCCCGCACTCGCCCGCTGA
- a CDS encoding substrate-binding protein, with translation MGKVVVSARRHTPVRRTELFSRFGSGDAGGWLFDCSCDVVEPGAAIMLSLPIDGQTGGPVVVFGRIGRIRYPSLIEIQHDQPWRGRLVVRMTDDPDGTLVTLQEELDEEGLRWLMRRRGHVLRHASSRTTPLGLLTSKSGSGSLFGAAVDGMAALAVDEINAERRHGTAPIELLVGDDATDSATGVAEARRLAASGCRTILVATASHTYRAVAQALRGTGVLLVYAIMNEGSGAGRLQIQLGERPLDQIRTAAPELMRRSDGRRWFLAGNDYIWPRAMHRTARRVLPGQGGQIAGEALVPLGSVDFTRVIEALHASDADLLLSTFVGQDSAVFQRQLHAAGLSDRYVTLAPALDESTLARIGVAASRGVHAVSGYVGTLQTPANVDLQRRYRERFGPWAAPLSTLSEAVYEAILLWWTAARAVGVDDPVAIADTLRSGSHDLPRGRVVLDGHGRVSQRMRFSRAAGIALQTLQPG, from the coding sequence ATGGGCAAGGTCGTGGTGTCGGCGCGACGGCACACTCCGGTGCGCCGCACCGAGCTGTTCTCCCGCTTCGGGTCGGGGGACGCCGGTGGCTGGCTGTTCGACTGCAGTTGCGATGTGGTGGAACCGGGCGCCGCGATCATGCTGTCCCTGCCGATCGACGGTCAGACCGGGGGCCCGGTCGTCGTGTTCGGCCGGATCGGCCGCATCCGTTACCCGTCCCTGATCGAGATCCAGCACGATCAGCCCTGGCGGGGGCGGCTGGTGGTGCGGATGACCGACGACCCTGACGGCACCCTCGTCACCCTGCAGGAGGAACTGGATGAGGAGGGGCTCCGCTGGTTGATGCGCCGACGCGGACACGTGTTGCGGCACGCGTCCTCCCGGACCACTCCGCTGGGCCTGCTGACCAGTAAGTCTGGATCCGGCAGTCTCTTCGGAGCCGCGGTCGACGGCATGGCTGCGCTGGCGGTCGACGAGATCAACGCCGAGCGACGGCACGGGACGGCGCCGATCGAGCTGCTGGTCGGCGACGATGCGACCGATTCCGCGACCGGCGTGGCCGAAGCGCGGCGGCTGGCGGCTTCGGGTTGCCGCACCATCCTGGTGGCCACCGCTTCCCACACCTACCGAGCGGTCGCGCAGGCACTGCGGGGCACCGGGGTCCTGCTGGTGTACGCGATCATGAACGAGGGGTCCGGTGCGGGTCGGCTCCAGATCCAGCTCGGTGAGCGCCCGCTGGATCAGATCCGCACGGCGGCACCGGAACTGATGCGACGCAGCGACGGTCGCCGGTGGTTCCTGGCGGGCAACGACTACATCTGGCCAAGAGCCATGCACCGCACCGCGCGTCGCGTCCTCCCCGGCCAAGGTGGACAGATTGCCGGCGAGGCACTGGTTCCTCTGGGCAGCGTGGATTTCACCAGGGTGATCGAGGCGCTGCACGCCTCGGACGCCGATCTGCTGCTGTCGACTTTCGTCGGCCAGGATTCGGCGGTGTTCCAACGGCAGTTGCACGCCGCCGGTCTGAGCGACCGGTACGTGACGCTGGCTCCGGCCCTCGACGAGTCGACCCTCGCCCGCATCGGCGTGGCGGCCAGCCGCGGCGTGCATGCGGTGTCCGGTTACGTGGGCACGCTCCAGACCCCGGCGAACGTCGACCTGCAGCGTCGGTATCGCGAGCGCTTCGGACCGTGGGCGGCGCCGCTGTCCACTCTGAGCGAGGCCGTCTACGAGGCGATCCTGCTCTGGTGGACGGCGGCGCGCGCGGTCGGGGTCGACGATCCGGTGGCGATCGCCGACACGTTGCGGTCGGGTAGCCATGACCTGCCCCGCGGCCGGGTCGTCCTGGACGGCCACGGCCGGGTGTCCCAGCGGATGAGGTTCTCGCGCGCGGCCGGTATCGCGTTACAGACACTGCAGCCAGGTTAA
- a CDS encoding CbtA family protein — protein MSLTQVPPFGQLLGRFALAGVIAGAAAAAFQLLVTERTIAPALALEELRSETGHDHSHEDMFSRTTQEIGGVLGVVIAGVVFAVVVGSVFALVRHRLPGGTDGARTAVLAAVGFGVFALLPALKIPANPPAVGDPVTVGIRTAIYGAVLVCGIVIALAVAALVGALRARGSAGGAVAAAALGLVVVLVTVVMVALPDSPDTISADVPAAVVWNFRLASLGQLAVLWAVLGVAAGWLVDRLTIPSTPSPADVTRGVPA, from the coding sequence ATGTCACTGACCCAGGTCCCGCCCTTCGGGCAGCTCCTCGGTCGGTTCGCGCTTGCCGGGGTGATCGCGGGGGCGGCGGCAGCGGCCTTCCAGCTGCTGGTCACGGAACGGACCATCGCACCGGCGCTCGCCCTCGAGGAGCTGCGCTCGGAAACCGGCCACGACCATTCCCACGAGGACATGTTCAGCCGCACCACCCAGGAGATCGGCGGTGTGCTGGGCGTCGTCATCGCCGGCGTGGTGTTCGCGGTGGTCGTCGGCTCGGTCTTCGCGCTCGTGCGGCACCGGCTGCCCGGTGGCACCGATGGTGCCCGGACGGCCGTGCTGGCCGCCGTCGGATTCGGCGTCTTCGCCCTGCTGCCGGCGCTCAAGATCCCGGCGAACCCGCCCGCGGTCGGAGACCCGGTCACCGTCGGGATCCGGACCGCGATCTACGGCGCCGTGCTGGTCTGCGGGATCGTCATCGCCCTGGCCGTGGCCGCTCTCGTCGGCGCCCTACGGGCCCGCGGGTCAGCCGGCGGTGCGGTTGCCGCCGCGGCCCTCGGCCTGGTCGTCGTCCTCGTGACCGTCGTCATGGTCGCGTTGCCCGACAGCCCCGACACCATTTCCGCGGACGTGCCGGCCGCCGTGGTCTGGAATTTCCGACTCGCCTCACTGGGCCAGCTGGCCGTGCTGTGGGCGGTGCTCGGCGTCGCCGCCGGCTGGTTGGTCGATCGACTCACCATCCCGTCCACCCCGTCCCCCGCGGACGTCACACGAGGAGTGCCTGCGTGA
- a CDS encoding ADP-dependent glucokinase/phosphofructokinase, with protein sequence MSTEGSAATTGRAPLDPAARIVLGLGGTVDWEIDWDAGIVQRLADQHAVTVEELDPWIPITDERTLVRAVLGFLRTGGGGERFVASPAVLEAFGEHFDYRITLGGTGVRAALAMSRLGVTSTLHLVSINDHVRRLLPAGCRYVSSATADSSEPHVIVQFPAGASVRVGDQVVTAQHPNRVILVNDPPNRDLRLSPELTELLADAAVFEISGLNTIVGRSVLDDRIARLRSDARAVPAGGVVFYEDAGFHDRSLHRAVLDGLVDVVDVISMNEDELAEHVGRDIDLLDPAQVAAALADLHAAIPAPAVVVHTKYWAMACGPQAERWADAVRGGVIMAGTRFTHGDDFTPDDYRRTADGPVHEPGAAASTAAVEVLADRGIPAVAVPAFVLRPQRPTTIGLGDSFVGGFVAAVASAPAPVGG encoded by the coding sequence ATGAGCACGGAGGGCAGCGCGGCCACCACGGGCCGCGCTCCCCTCGACCCGGCCGCCCGGATCGTTCTCGGTCTTGGCGGTACGGTCGACTGGGAGATCGACTGGGACGCGGGAATTGTCCAGCGGCTGGCCGACCAGCACGCCGTCACTGTCGAAGAGCTGGACCCGTGGATCCCGATCACCGACGAACGCACGCTCGTCCGAGCAGTGCTCGGGTTCCTGCGCACCGGCGGCGGCGGCGAGCGGTTCGTGGCCAGCCCGGCCGTCCTCGAGGCCTTCGGTGAGCACTTCGACTACCGGATCACCTTGGGCGGCACCGGGGTCCGCGCCGCGCTGGCCATGAGCCGGCTCGGCGTGACCAGCACCCTGCACCTGGTCAGCATCAACGACCACGTGCGGCGGCTGCTGCCGGCCGGGTGCCGGTACGTCAGCAGCGCGACCGCCGACAGCTCCGAGCCGCATGTCATCGTGCAGTTCCCCGCGGGGGCCAGCGTGCGGGTGGGGGACCAGGTGGTGACGGCTCAGCACCCGAACCGCGTCATCCTGGTCAACGACCCGCCCAACCGCGACCTGCGGCTGAGCCCGGAGCTGACCGAGCTTCTCGCCGACGCTGCGGTTTTCGAGATCTCCGGGCTGAACACCATCGTGGGCCGGTCTGTGCTCGACGATCGGATCGCCCGGCTCCGGTCCGACGCCCGGGCCGTCCCGGCGGGTGGGGTGGTGTTCTACGAGGACGCCGGGTTCCACGACCGATCGCTGCACCGGGCCGTGCTCGACGGGCTGGTCGACGTGGTCGACGTGATCAGCATGAACGAGGACGAGTTGGCCGAGCACGTCGGCCGGGACATCGATCTGCTCGATCCCGCGCAGGTGGCCGCGGCGCTGGCCGATCTGCACGCGGCCATCCCGGCCCCGGCGGTGGTGGTGCACACCAAGTACTGGGCGATGGCCTGCGGGCCACAGGCCGAGCGCTGGGCGGACGCCGTCCGCGGCGGCGTCATCATGGCGGGCACCCGGTTCACCCACGGGGACGACTTCACCCCGGACGACTACCGGCGCACCGCGGACGGTCCGGTCCACGAGCCCGGCGCCGCAGCGTCGACCGCGGCCGTCGAGGTGCTGGCCGATCGCGGCATCCCGGCAGTGGCGGTCCCAGCGTTCGTGCTGCGTCCGCAGAGACCCACCACTATCGGGCTCGGTGACTCCTTCGTTGGCGGGTTCGTGGCCGCGGTCGCGTCCGCCCCGGCCCCGGTCGGTGGATGA
- a CDS encoding CbtB-domain containing protein: protein MTTAQQPLARRVLPAVAVPAWAWALTLLALFTLYLVTQDNGAVLAQAGDVAHEFFHDARHALGMPCH, encoded by the coding sequence ATGACCACTGCACAGCAACCGCTCGCCCGCCGCGTCCTGCCGGCCGTCGCCGTCCCCGCATGGGCATGGGCGCTGACCCTGCTCGCGCTGTTCACCCTGTACCTGGTCACCCAGGACAATGGCGCGGTCCTGGCGCAGGCCGGCGACGTCGCGCACGAGTTCTTCCACGACGCGCGCCACGCCCTGGGCATGCCATGTCACTGA